DNA sequence from the Nicotiana tomentosiformis chromosome 3, ASM39032v3, whole genome shotgun sequence genome:
CTATAATCTCCTAAAAATTATCCCAATCTTGTGTAACCCCTTTAAAGAGCGCGCTAGCATTCTCTTGATGCTAAATTTATCAATCTAATATGATTCTTAGTTGTCGAAATGAAAGATATTAAATAGCTTTAGAAGTTTTGATAAGAATGTAAATCTATATGTTAAATACATGTGAAGACAACATGCTGCAAGTTACTAATCTAGAGAATTGATAATAATTTGAATATTGTTAAAAAGTAAGCAACAATATAAAAATTCAgagtttgttttctttctttgtttgagAGCTTCTTGGTACATTTCTCTTTTAATaatctccttttttttttaatattatctcttcttctttttgtagCTGAGCTACCACAGTTAAATGCAAATTTTAAATAGGAAAAAATTTAACATAAGATAACATACATTTTAAGGGCCATTTCAGTTTACTTATCTGTGAagtttttcttttccctttcactcagatttcagaaaaatagtgaaACGCTTTTTATAATTTATCCCAAAGCAGTAAACAGTTAAATATTCGTTCACTGAGCTCCTATTATGCCTCTCTAATCAAGTGATCAATTGAATGTAAATTAAGTTTGGAGTATGAACACTTAATTTAGAAATAATATTACTAAATTTAGTATGAGTTTAGCTAAGAATAACCCTACTAAAATTTGTTTTGAGAATCAAAATATCCTCTAAAATTAACTATGAATAACCAATATATACCACCAGATAGATTTTAGCAAGGCGGGCGAACGGTATTCAACTAGGGGCATCTTTAGCTAAAAAGACGTTACTAGGGATTTTTACGAGTTACCTAGGGATTTGGTCTCAGCTAATTGCCTGTTTTATTATAGTGAAACACACCCATAATGTATCagttggaaagaaaaaaaaaagtgttaGGAATTAGAATGCAGTTAATTTACTAGGAACAACTTGTACTTTTATCGGATCACCAAATACCCCTACCTCTTCCGTTTGTTGAAGGTTTTGGATTGGAGATTTTTTAAATTAACATCATTTCTTTAGACAATTATTAATCGGCAAATTTTAATGTCTAAGTGGCCGTCATTAATTTCGGAAATTGGAAACATGTCTTGCAATCAGGAGATTATGTACCGGATATGTCCCTCACAGGAGAACCATTAATAATGCAGGCCATGACCTTTGGTTTATTTTGTTTCAAAAACCACAAGAATCTATATAATTTATTAGGGGTGACAAAATTAGCTCATAAAAATATAATCTGCCCAATTATTCAAGTTTGGGCAGATTATGATCCATTGTTTAGCCCATTTAATTTTGATCATCTCATTTCAGTCCAAGTAACAGGGTTggacaataatttatttattgaTTCAGTCCATTTTGATCCACCCAAAGTTCGTCCGTCTGTTACCCTAAACTTAGTGATGGAGTCAGCTATATTCCCTACTAAACATTGTTATTTGTTACCAATTACTCTAATTCTCCTCTTGCATTTCTATTTCTCTTCTAGTTAACTATTTATCATTCACTATTGTATTACATCGGTTAAGATTATCCGagctatacaacaacaacaatctatTATAATCTCATTAACGGGGTCTgagaagggtagtgtgtatgcagaccttacccctaccatcgggtagagaggctatttccaatagaccctcggctccctccctccaagaacttctcACCTTGttcttgggatgactcgaactcacaacccaTGAGATTATCCGAGCTATGTGCTATATTAAGTTTTTCAATTGATGAGTTCAAAGTTTCTTTTTCCATTCTTATGCAAAACAAATGAAAGAAATTAAAATAGAACTCTGGCCAGCAGAGTATGTCATGCTCTAGCCAAATGGAAACATCTAGTTTCTGCTCTTACAGTTTGTGAATTAGcccatatatacagatatacatagaGAGAAGGAACAAAAAATAAGCACATGACATCTAAGTAGTTGCATTTTGTTACAATAATAAAACTTGAGGCTCAAACTTGAAGCATAAACTAATAAACTAACAGTGTTCATACTGATCCTTTGAAGAACTAGAACTCCAATTCTTAGGGTTCGTTTGGTTGGGAAGCAAGTTATCCTAGAATTAGTTATCCCGGGATTGTTATCCTGTTCTTCCATATAGATAAAAATAACACTATCATTCTGGAATTAGTTATACCGTGATTTTATCTCAATCAAACGTgagataaactcatctcaaatttattTTCGAAATTAATTATCTTGTATCTCTATCAAACAAGCTCTAATAGTATAGTTTATGTTATTAATCCAGTAAATGACAAGAAGGTCCTTTTTTGTAAGTTTAAGGATCTCTCTCTTTGATATTCATATATTGTATGATTAATGGGGACCAATTATTCTACATTCTATTGACTCTCTCTTTATTATATGTCATAATAGGATTCATCCAATCCTTGCCTCCATCGGACAACTTCATTTCCTTTTAAAAATTTCTCTCTAGTCcttgatttaaaaattaaaaaacaaaagagaaaaccCTTCTGCTCCCTAATCTATACATATATAAAAACCCTTTGAGTAGTTCCTACAATTCCAAACAAATTCACCAACCATACcattgttctttctttctttccttttctcaACCTCAAAAAAGTCCAATAAATTAACAAGAAGAAGGAACCAAGAAAATGATGTATAATAACATGGAAGAAAAAGCTGGCATAATAAGAAGGGAAAGTCGTCCATCATCATGTTCAGCACTAAGGATGAACAAGAATTCACAAACAATAACCAAAATGAAGCCCCAAATCCGAATAATTCACGTATTTGCACCAGAGATCATCAAGACAGACGTGGCGAATTTTCGGGAACTTGTTCAAAGGCTCACAGGGAAGCCATCGCCATcagataagaagaagaaagaaagcaaTATTTACAACATGAAGCAAATTCTTCCCAGCAGAAATAATAAGTTATTAGAGGAGCCGTTGAACTGTGTGACCACCTTTCTTAACAAGAAAATGGAGCTAAGGACTGGATTTCTTAATCCCTCAGAGTGGAGAGAAAGAATAAAAGGTGAAGAAGAGATATGGAGGAATGCAAATTCTGGTGGAGGTTTCTTGGATGGTTTGATGGAAGAGTTTAATCAGTTTCCTTTAGATGCTGCTCACATGGATGCCTATGGAGAATCATAATttgcttaattaattaattgctGATTAGTTAATAACTTGAGAGATGAGAAATATCAATGGAGTTAATTAGTCTAATGATGATCACAATTTAATTGTTTTTTCAATATTCTTGTTCTTTTAGGTACTTAGGGTTTTCCTTAATTAATTCTTTTATATGATCTTGATTACCCCTTCTTCTCCGGCTATGCTGTTGACTTTAGGCTTGATACAGCCCCAACTGAATCCACTATTTTTATACGAAATATAGATTGtgtttgaaaaattattaaaattttaacaaATATATATTATCTAAAACGTCACAAGTACAATGCATGTAATAATAGCTTAAAAGattgaaaccatcaaattaaAATCTTGAATCACGTGCATAGCGCTATATTGtatatatacaagaattattTGTACATTATACTACCATTCTAGAGctatattttattaataatgaGAAAATGCAGTTAGTATATATCTAAGCTCCATTTGGATGCATTCTTTGCTATCGAACACAAGTATGCAAcacttctttttgttcttttagtttttttttttttttttttaatttcaggaTATTAGTTGTGTATCTCTATTTTTATTGTTATCTCAAGATGCTTTACTAGGTTTTTTGTTTAATCCTCTTGGTGGAACTTTCGTGTTTGCTTAAAATCTAATTAATTTACGGCGAAACACGATTTTGGTAAAATTATGAAGGTTTGATAACTATTTTACCTTTCTTGCAAGTTTCAGTATAGAGTATTTCTTATTTCATGATAGGATGATATATCTGTTCTACATCCATTGTAAAAAAAGTTTTCAAATCACTTTTgcttacccgaaaaacggatagagttgaatttatacgtagttctaaggatacgtggtatgacttggtacaaatcgaaaaagtaagtagaaaaatatcgaatattgactgtaaaaaagaatgaaatacaaCCCAAATTAAGTGGAGAACGATTTATAAACAAGCGAGATGAATCAATATCCAAAACCTAAAAAGGATAATCTCTGCTATACTTCtgtgtaaatatcaataatcTTTGAAATATGAAAGTGTATAGATATATTAATGTTCCTAATCTGTCTTTACAGAAATGATAGCCACTCTTCTTATAGTGGGGGATCCTATATCTTAATGTTCCTAATCTGTCTTTACAGAAATGATAGCCACTCTTCTTATAGTGGGGGattctactttggatataattaaaaatacatagtggagatcccatgatagactagttaattagttttttcttaattcccgccgagattctttCCCTTGgtgcggctacaacggctctttgtctcttagctcgatcttggtcggtcttggAACTGGCCGATCTCTAGATCTCGAActtgatattgactcgagctcgatattgactcgagctcggtattaaCTGATCTGGATCTCGAGTTCGATAACACCAtttcacatcatagttcgatttggactcgagctcggtattgatcggtccctgaatcttgagctcgGAAACCCggcttcagatctcatctcgatataaTGAAGACGACCTTCGGTCTATCATGTTCCAGTCTTGACTAATTACATGAAGGGCAAaaaatcgattttgaccgtatacagatagtcctctcgtttctcgAAAAGGATATGGCAAGAAATGATATGAGTTTTCAACCTATGACTAGGTATACACTGACGTCTGCGTAAAGCCCGATTGTGACGTATGTGACAAATGTCtgtcggttcagttaccaaggcattaaataccCGTAAGTCAATGTCGGCCACTGCCAATTTTGAACTATCATTGTGTAACCTATAAATAGCCTCTTTCCTTCATTACCTTAAACTTTTACTTTCAACTCTTCTCATTCTAACCTTTACAGTTCTTCGTCTTCTGCAAAATTACCTATTTTCAAGTTCTGAaagtttctttgcttgttcttcaccaaccaccaaaatatttcaattttccgtCTTCTTTTCTCTTTGAAAATTTAGATGGCCAAGATATCTAAAAATGTTCCTCAAAAAGAGGCTGCTTCCCCATCTCGGCCGGCCGGTGAGAAACCGGTGGTGGAACCACACCTTGAAGAACTCATTCCCGGAGGATGTGTTATTAATTGCGATTTTAAAGTGGATAAACCCTCTTCGGTTGTTGGTCGATGCGAGCCGAtatcgagatacatatgctcgatACCAGTAAGTTTCCTTGATGTGGTGAAGAAAAATTATAATTGGGTAAACAAAGAGGTCGTGATACCGACACCGAAGGaatcgatcactacccacgtggaagggtacttgagtgtttatacttatcctttcacgatGGGTCCCCTCGATCCAGTCATCATCGATTTTTATAAGAAATATCAGGTGATCCTCGGCTAGATTCATCCTTCTTTCTGGAGAATCGTGATCTTAATTCGTTTCTTTGTGAGTAAAATCGATGGGCTCCCCTTCACCCTCGGCCACCTTATAAGATTTTATAGTCCTTGACTTTATCGAGGCGGACTAATAAAGCTTCAACACCGTGCCACCAAGGTGTTCACGTCGAGCATagatgaagataaggatcgaggctggatgggctggTTTGTTCGAGTGAATACTTCGGACCTAATCCCGGCAGAGAGCATGCATTTCCtaagaaataaaatatgaaacgtaagtacgATCCCGTTTTAAATTTTTGTTGGTCTTACTTTTTCACCCTTTCTTATTAGTGTCTTTCTCGATGTAGTCGTTGTTTGGATGCTCGGTGTGGTTCCTCACCTCAAGAACTGGGTCAAAAACCTGGTCTCAACGTCAACAtttgccgagcgctcatggcgcaatTTATCGAAGGGTCGATGGGAAGCTCGTACTCATAGTAAGCTTCATCTTGGTCTACTGATTAATTTGTCATTCGAGGTGACATGTTTATTCGAAGCATGAGTTTTACTTATCTTCTTCTTCCTTCGCAGGTCTCGAAaaagatgcggtcatgaggccccaGTCCGGTAGTGAAGAAGTTTTACCGTTTGTCTCAAAGCCGTTGAAGGAAAATAAGAGAAAAGGGACCTCGGACCCCGAGGGTAAAAAACCTAAGAAGAGGGCAGTCTGTAAGCCCAAGGAAACTACAATCCCACTGACTATGGAGTCGGTCCTGTGTCTGAGGGATGACCGAGTGGAGGAGttccccgggctgatgaatcatagGAGCATGCCTTCTGCacttgtcgcattttcgaacaaactccctGGCATccttgtccatatcgatccaataatatcctgttCTGATTATTTTGTGAACCAACAAATCGGAatcggaatgatttccacaagtgccctagTGAAtttcacgtaggatgtaatcagTGTCTCCcgatcccaaacatattgccagtggACCGTCGAATTTCCTCCTAAATagtgttccgtcttcggacaaggtgaaccatgctgcctttgtgcgcagagccctcgattcctttggatctaaCGAAAGatttccgttctttaagtactctatgtatttgtttctccaatcccaggttaaactcgtggagtttacttcggcgtggccttcttcgattactgatctcatgagttgtacgacagttcccgagttgagttcgtcatcttcgactgatgaacctaagtttgcaagagcgccGGCCTTGCTGTTCtgctctcgaggtacatgttgcaaagtccatttcttaaattgatgtagagtcacttgtaatttatccaagtacctctgcattcgatttTTTCGGGCTTCAAAAGTCACATTAGCTTGGTTTATCACTAGAAGGGAAccacttagcctctatgaccttagctcccaagcttctagctagttcgagacctacaatcacggcctcatactcggcttcattgttagtcaattttatagttctaatagactgtctaactacattacctgtgggtgattttagtacgatgcccagtccggaccccttcacgttcaagacaccgtccgtaaagagggtccagactctcgaagaggtacccgattttatcagcaTTTCTCTTTCAATCTCAAGTACGAGGGACggtgtaaagtcagccacgaagtccgctatgATTTGAGATTTGGTAGCGGTTCGgagtcgatactcaatatcgtacccgccgatttcacccatttggccaatcgacctgaaagctcaggtttgtgcaaaatatttcgaagaggataagttgttacaacatgtatcggatgaCACTGGAAGTATGGTTTCAGTTTCCTaaaggcgcttattaaagcaagcgctaatttttttaagtgtgtataTCTAGTTTCGGTTTCGCCTAAGGTCAGACTGACATAATAGATAGGGAATTGTGTAACACATTCTTCTCGAATCAGAACTCCACTTATCGCTATCTCCGAGACATCTAAGTATAGGTAAAGTTATCGTTCACTTTAGGGGTATGGAGTAGcagcgggctcgataaataccgctttagttcttccaaagcctgctgacattccggagtccatgcaaagttgcttttctttttaagcagtgagaaaaatcggcggctcctatctgaggatctcgaaatgaatcgtcctaaggCGGTTATCCGTCCTGTTAGCCTATGaacggcctttacattatctactaccgtgatgtccttgatagctttgattttaacggggttgatctcgattcctcgattggacaccatgaaaccaagaaactgcccgagccaaccccgaatgcacatttttctgggttgagcttcatattgtactccctcagtatgtcgaaagtttcctgcaaatgctttaaatggtcctctgctcgcagggatttaactaacatgtcatcaatataaacttccattgattttcctatttgcttttcgaacattcggtttactaggcgttgataagttgcaccagcattttttagaccgaatggcattacattataatagtaggtaccgtacttagtgataaatgaggttttttcctgatcctccgggttcatctgaatctggttgtacctggagtaggcgtcgagaaaactgagggtctcgtggccggccgtggcatcgatcatacgatcgattttagacaaaggaaaaaaaaatcctTTGGGCAtactttattcaggtctttataatctatgcacattctaagtttgtttcccttctttgGTACTGctaccacatttgctagccattcgggatattttacttctcgaatgaatcctattttaagaagtttggttaccccgtctttgatgaaggcatgtttgagcTCGGActagggccttcttttttgctttatcgGATGGAATcccggatccaagcttagtctataagtggtgattcccggtgggatccctgtcatgtcaagatgggaccaagcaaaatagctcatgttagctataagaaattgaataagccttttcctaAGCTCAGGATCTAACCTCATGCCCAGGAATACCTTTCGTTCAGGCAGGTGTTCGATTAGCGTGATTTGCTCCAGCTCTTCCACTgtcgatttggtagcgtcggaatcatcgggaaccatgaaggatcgagggatcccataattATCACTTCCGTCAGTCTCCTGCTTCTCTAGTTGGGAcgaggctgacgtttgtgattgctatttggtgtcccattTTTCCTTCGAATCTGATCATTTTGccgatgataatgatgatatcggaatcacttcatcgaaggaaaacatttcttttgcggtcgGTTTCTCcccgtagaccgttttgattcGCTCCAATGTTGGGAACTTTAGAACCTAGTGTAGGGTcaagggtactgctctcatgttgtggatccatggtctcttgaacagggcgttatatctcatatcgccttcgatgaagtggaacttcgtttcttggatggtcccggccacgttaaCTGGCAggattatctcgcccttagtagtttcacatgccatattgaatccgtttagtaccaaggttgcgggtacgacctggtcctgtagaccgagttgctctacgaccctcgatcgaatgatgttggccgagatacctggatcaattaacacacacttaacttgGGTTTTATTCATAAATACAGATATTACcggtgcatcgttatggggttgcataATTCCTTCCGCATCTTCGTCACTAAAGGATAAGATTCCTTTAGATATGTAGTCTTGAGTTCGAGATTGCTTGTCTCTTAtgatcgacatcttagtgcgctTAAGAACCGGTCCCTGGGGAACgtcgatccctccgatgatcatgtggatgatgtgatgtggctcttcttgttcgttttgtctattgaaatctctattttagaaatagtttttggcccggtcacttaaaaattctcgaaggtgcccttcattgaataaccgggctacctcttctctcaaTTGCCTGCAGTCTTTAgttttgtggccatgggtgccacgatacttgcacatttgattgggatttctctggggtGGATCGTATTGTAGAGGTCGatgccacttagtatctttgatacaTCCGATAGCTGACACAATGGcagatgcatcgatgttgaagttgtattccgataatcgtggtgcttccttaggtccggtatgcctgttgAACTcatttctgttcatcagcccccgagacccttagCCTCAATCACTTCTCATTTCGCCTTGTACGAGGTTGCGTGAAGGTTCGCTACCCCTACTATCTCCATTATACGGCCGATATCGATtcttatttgaccttggttctcggtcgatgtcccttttaataacggacctagaccccaactggtcgtcttcaactctgatcttcgattgatatcgattgtgtacatcggcccaagtaatagtcgggtactcgatcaaattctgGTTCAACTGTCGTGAAGCCATTGAGCTCCGCtcgttcagtccttgagtgaaagcctgtaCAGACCAATCGCCAGTGatcggtggtagatccattcgttccatttgaaaacgagatacgtctcttagcatctcgttgtccttctgccttaccttgaaagggtccgacttcctggtctcaacCTTTATGGCtctggcgtgtgcttttacgaaagaatctgtaagca
Encoded proteins:
- the LOC104089718 gene encoding VQ motif-containing protein 25-like encodes the protein MEEKAGIIRRESRPSSCSALRMNKNSQTITKMKPQIRIIHVFAPEIIKTDVANFRELVQRLTGKPSPSDKKKKESNIYNMKQILPSRNNKLLEEPLNCVTTFLNKKMELRTGFLNPSEWRERIKGEEEIWRNANSGGGFLDGLMEEFNQFPLDAAHMDAYGES